The sequence CGAATGCAGATTCTGACAACACTAACGGTGAAAATATCAGTACCGGCCAGGGAAATAACGAAGCAGAAACCATGAGCATTGAAGGGATTAAAGCAAAGCTGGACAAGTTTGCCGCAGATAACGGAATTCAGACGAAGCTTGTTTCTTCCATGGAAGAACGTGGTCTTGTGGTAAGTATCCAGGAAACCTTACTTTTCGAAAGTGGTTCCGCGGATATTAATGCTAAGGCCCGTGATATTTTGAGGAATATTTCTACAGTTCTGGCCTCAGCTCCTAACCAAATTCGTGTAGAAGGACATACGGATAATGTTCCGATCCACACCGCCCAATTTCCCAGCAATTGGGAACTTTCCGTCATTCGGGCGACCAACGTTGTCCAGATTTTGCAGAATGAAGGAATCCGCCCCAGCAGACTCTCCGCAGCAGGTTATGGAGAATATCGGCCTATTGCTTTAAATGATAATGCCGAAGGCCATGGCAAAAACCGCCGTATTGACTTGATTATTCTGCGCTCTAAATATGACATTACCGAACCAACCAAAACTGCAGCTCCTACACCATAACTTCATTATGGCTTTAGGATCTTCTACCCCTTTGGAAGGTTAATTTTATTAACACTCTACAAAAAGTAAACTTGTTCAGCTAAAGCTGAACATAGGGTCTTCCGTAGGGGATTCAACCAGATTCCACCCTCGCGTAGATGGAAAACAGAACACCCACTTACAAGAGTGGGTGTCTCGAATTTGATGTCATACATTTAGCTCCTTGCGTTCCTAAAAGGCCAGCAAATGAACCGCCCTATACATCAACTCTGAAGCTAAACTAATTTGCTCATGCTTTAACAAAGCTATGGTGTCTTCAGGGGTATGATTTTTATACAGCCAGTCCTTAGCCATCAGAGTTACAGCCGGAATATTCGCTGATGCAAAGCTTATTGAATCACTATTATGGCCTGCCGGTGGAGTTAATATTGCGCTAGCCCCACACTCGGAGGCGGCTTGGCGAATCGCTTTGACAGCTATATTCTCACCGTCCCCCCAGAGGGCAAAATTTCCAACCATTCCATTTCCAACTGAGTCTGCGTTTAAGACAGCTTGGATCTGAGTTAGAGGAAACGTCGGAGATTGAACAAAGGCCTGAGAACCAATAAACCCCATTTCCTCCGCGCTCCAAAAGGCGATGACAATCGTACGTTTCGGGATAATTTCTTCACGCAGGATTCGCCTCATGACATCCAGTACGCACCCGACGCCGGAAGCGTTATCATTGGCTCCCGGATAAAGTTTTCCTTCAAAAACTCCCAGATGATCATAATGAGCTGAAATCAGGATTATCTCCTCAGTTTTTTCGCCCATTAACCCTCCGATCAGGTTGACACTTGGGCTTCTGAGTGTTTTATTATTTCCGGGTCTAAAGGTTAATCTGCCATTAACTCGAGTTTCCAATACCGGAGGAATCGTGTAGGTATAAACAAAGCCTGTATTCGAGTCCCCCATGGGGCGCAGACCCAGCATACTTAACTGCGAGGCTAAATACTCCGCAGCTTTTGCCTCGCCCACGGAGCCTGCCTTACGGCCTTCCATATCCGGTGCCGTTAAAACATGGATATCATCCATGGCCGTTCGATTCAGGATTTCTAAATCAACCTTGCTTTCCGGTTTACTCGCGGCAGGACGCCATAATTCAACAGGCGGACGCCCAAGTCTCTTCTTGATAGTTCCTCCAACTGACGTCGGTAAAAAACTCCACGGCAACATTACAGCACCAAGACCAAATAATACTTTTAAAAAAGCTCTACGCGTCTGCATATTAATCCTTTCATTAAAGAGGAGAATGACCATGTCTTTACGCATCAATTCCCCACATCAAACTCAGACTACCAATCTTGACTCTGCAAGCTCCTCAGAACGAAGTAATGACTTTAGCAACGTTCTGTCTCAAACTCAAAAAATTAACCGCCTTGAACTCCAATCCTTTCTGGGTCGACTTGAAACCCAAGGAAAAAAACTAGCTCATTCTCTTTCTATCCGAGATCTTAAAGATTTTCAGGATATGGTTAAGTCCTTTCTTCGCTCGACCTTTGGACAAAGCCGCAAAATGCAGGAAGAGACTTCTTGGGATTATCAGGGGCGGCCTAAGGTTATGGCGAGAATCGGAAAAATTGATCAAGTATTAGATGAACTGGGAAAACAGCTTCTTGATGAACAATCAGAACCCCTGGAAATCCTTACTAAAATTGACGAAATTCGTGGTATGATCATTGACCTTTTCGCCTGACAATCCTTTATATTAATTCGCTGTAAAACCCAAAAATCATTTTTTATTAAGCTTCAATAATATGGAAAGAGGTGTAACCCCTATGTCGCAACCAGCAATAGCCAATACCTACGAAGATTTTATTAAAGGGTTTCACCCTAAGAGTGGCTTAGACCTTAAGTTTTATAAGCAAAATCAGATGCAACGTCGAATTCTAAGCTTTATGAATTCTCATGGTCACCCTACCTATCCCGAGTTTTTAAAAGCTCTCAATGCTGATCCGGTTTTATATGACGCCTTTTTTAAACACTTAACCATTAACGTCTCTCAATTTTTCAGAGATGCAACTCAATGGAAAACCTTACGGGAAACCATAATCCCTTTGTTAGTCAAAAGCAGACCTTCCTTAAAACTCTGGAGCGCAGGATGTTCAAGCGGACAGGAGCCCTACTCTTTAGCCATAACCATGATGGAATACTTCTCGGCAAGTAAGTTTAGCATACTGGGTACGGATATCGATGTCAATGTGCTGAAACAGGCTAAAGATGGAGTCTATAAACAAAACGATTTTGCAAGCACCCCGCCGGAATTCTTGCAGAAATATTTCACTCCATCTGACAAAGGGCAGCAAATTAAAGAATCTGTCAAACGCCAAGTCACTTTCCAACATCAAAACTTACTAACAGATCGTTTCCAAACTGAC comes from Desulfosporosinus meridiei DSM 13257 and encodes:
- a CDS encoding CheR family methyltransferase, which translates into the protein MSQPAIANTYEDFIKGFHPKSGLDLKFYKQNQMQRRILSFMNSHGHPTYPEFLKALNADPVLYDAFFKHLTINVSQFFRDATQWKTLRETIIPLLVKSRPSLKLWSAGCSSGQEPYSLAITMMEYFSASKFSILGTDIDVNVLKQAKDGVYKQNDFASTPPEFLQKYFTPSDKGQQIKESVKRQVTFQHQNLLTDRFQTDFDFIACRNVVIYFTEEAKEMLYKKFTDSLRPGGILFTGSTEHLFGLNHLGLKPVSSFFYQKQ
- a CDS encoding YaaR family protein, with the translated sequence MSLRINSPHQTQTTNLDSASSSERSNDFSNVLSQTQKINRLELQSFLGRLETQGKKLAHSLSIRDLKDFQDMVKSFLRSTFGQSRKMQEETSWDYQGRPKVMARIGKIDQVLDELGKQLLDEQSEPLEILTKIDEIRGMIIDLFA
- a CDS encoding M28 family metallopeptidase, which gives rise to MQTRRAFLKVLFGLGAVMLPWSFLPTSVGGTIKKRLGRPPVELWRPAASKPESKVDLEILNRTAMDDIHVLTAPDMEGRKAGSVGEAKAAEYLASQLSMLGLRPMGDSNTGFVYTYTIPPVLETRVNGRLTFRPGNNKTLRSPSVNLIGGLMGEKTEEIILISAHYDHLGVFEGKLYPGANDNASGVGCVLDVMRRILREEIIPKRTIVIAFWSAEEMGFIGSQAFVQSPTFPLTQIQAVLNADSVGNGMVGNFALWGDGENIAVKAIRQAASECGASAILTPPAGHNSDSISFASANIPAVTLMAKDWLYKNHTPEDTIALLKHEQISLASELMYRAVHLLAF
- a CDS encoding flagellar motor protein MotB; the encoded protein is MRRNREPEAEKENSERWLLTYSDLITLLMIFFVVLYSMSKVDADRFQAIAESLNKALGGGIPAKMEMADSPVGPSIFTTGSPSSNSTVPGKDTDPDNTTNADSDNTNGENISTGQGNNEAETMSIEGIKAKLDKFAADNGIQTKLVSSMEERGLVVSIQETLLFESGSADINAKARDILRNISTVLASAPNQIRVEGHTDNVPIHTAQFPSNWELSVIRATNVVQILQNEGIRPSRLSAAGYGEYRPIALNDNAEGHGKNRRIDLIILRSKYDITEPTKTAAPTP